The following are from one region of the Odontesthes bonariensis isolate fOdoBon6 chromosome 12, fOdoBon6.hap1, whole genome shotgun sequence genome:
- the ddx3xa gene encoding DEAD-box helicase 3 X-linked a isoform X2, translating to MSHVVVDNPHGLDQQLAALDLNSPDGQGGGTGRRYIPPHLRNKDAGKNAGNSYSAGRQCGYSVAPVNFYSPGWDAGRTNGFVNGYDNRTNGGFGGRGPPRNDRGGRGAYRGNRGGGSFNQPLQNAGFGGFENKDGGWAGAPRDAAYNSFGGRNDRSKSTFFNDRGAGSRGRYERGGFAGGGNSRWQDDSREDDWSKPTAPNERLENELFAGSNTGINFEKYDDIPVEATGSNCPPHIESFHDVDMGEIIMGNINLSRYTRPTPVQKYAIPIIKSKRDLMACAQTGSGKTAAFLLPVLSQIYTEGPGDALHAAKNSGQDNGRYGRRKQYPISLVLAPTRELALQIYDEARKVAYRSRVRPCVVYGGADIGQQIRELERGCHLLVATPGRLVDMMERGKIGLDYCNYLILDEADRMLDMGFEPQIRRIVEQDTMPPKGIRQTMMFSATFPKEIQILARDFLEDYIFLAVGRVGSTSENITQKVVWVEETDKRSFLLDLLNATVIPNEVQENVTETPEKPGKESLTLVFVETKKGADALEDFLYREGYACTSIHGDRSQRDREEALHQFRSGRCPILVATAVAARGLDISNVKHVINFDLPSDIEEYVHRIGRTGRVGNLGLATSFFNDKNSNITKDLLDILVEAKQEVPSWLESLAYEHQHKSSTRGRSKRFSGGFGARDYRQTSGGPGNFNSSRGGRSTGGHGGNRGFGGGFGNNFYGNDGYGGNYSHSGSVDWWGN from the exons ATTCACCTGGATGGGATGCTGGACGCACCAATGGATTTGTGAATGGTTACGACAACCGCACAAATGGGGGCTTTGGAGGGCGTGGACCCCCTCGCAATGATAGAGGTGGGCGTGGCGCCTACCGTGGTAACAGGGGTGGAGGCTCGTTTAATCAACCATTGCAAAATGCAG GGTTTGGCGGTTTTGAAAACAAAGATGGTGGCTGGGCAGGAGCTCCCAGGGATGCTGCCTACAACAGCTTTGGAGGACGCAATGATAGGTCCAAGTCCACTTTCTTCAATGACCGTGGGGCAGGCTCAAGAGGAAG ATATGAGCGTGGGGGCTTTGCCGGTGGAGGAAATAGCCGCTGGCAGGATGACTCCAGAGAAGATGACTGGTCCAAGCCAACTGCTCCAAATGAGCGTCTGGAAAA TGAGCTCTTTGCTGGAAGCAACACTGGGATAAATTTTGAGAAGTATGATGATATTCCTGTGGAGGCCACCGGAAGCAACTGCCCACCCCACATTGAAAGT TTCCATGATGTGGACATGGGGGAGATTATCATGGGGAACATCAACCTGAGTCGTTACACTCGTCCCACTCCAGTACAGAAGTATGCTATCCCCATCATCAAGTCAAAGAGAGACCTGATGGCCTGCGCCCAGACTG GCTCTGGAAAGACTGCTGCTTTCTTGCTGCCAGTGCTGagtcagatctacacagagGGTCCGGGAGATGCTCTGCATGCTGCAAAGAACAGCGGACAG GATAATGGAAGGTATGGCCGCCGTAAGCAGTACCCAATCTCTCTTGTCTTGGCTCCGACAAGAGAGCTGGCTCTGCAGATCTACGATGAGGCCAGGAAG GTTGCCTACCGCTCACGTGTGCGACCCTGTGTGGTCTACGGCGGTGCTGATATTGGCCAGCAAATCAGGGAATTGGAGAGAGGCTGTCACCTGCTGGTGGCCACACCTGGACGCCTGGTTGATATGATGGAGAGGGGCAAGATTGGTCTGGACTATTGCAA CTACTTGATCCTGGATGAGGCTGACCGCATGTTGGACATGGGGTTTGAGCCCCAGATTAGACGCATTGTGGAGCAAGATACAATGCCACCTAAAGGCATCCGTCAGACTATGATGTTCAGCGCCACATTCCCCAAAGAGATCCAG aTCCTAGCACGTGATTTCCTGGAGGACTACATTTTCCTGGCAGTCGGGCGTGTTGGATCCACTTCAGAAAACATCACTCAGAAAGTGGTTTGGGTAGAAGAGACTGACAAGAGGTCCTTCCTCCTTGACCTGCTCAATGCCACAG TTATTCCCAATGAGGTTCAGGAAAATGTGACAGAGACCCCAGAGAAGCCAG GTAAAGAGTCCCTGACTTTGGTGTTCGTGGAGACGAAGAAAGGAGCCGACGCCCTGGAAGACTTCCTTTACCGCGAGGGTTACGCCTGCACTAGCATCCATGGAGATCGAtcccagagagacagagaggaagctCTGCATCAGTTCCGCTCAGGACGATGCCCAATCTTGGTGGCTACAGCC GTGGCTGCTCGAGGTCTGGACATCAGCAACGTGAAGCACGTCATCAACTTTGATTTGCCCAGTGACATTGAGGAATACGTTCACCGTATTGGCCGTACGGGACGTGTGGGCAACCTCG GTCTGGCCACGTCGTTCTTTAACGACAAAAACAGCAACATAACCAAAGATTTGCTGGACATCCTGGTTGAGGCCAAGCAGGAGGTTCCCTCCTGGCTTGAAAGCCTGGCCTACGAGCACCAGCACAAGAGCAGCACCCGAGGACGCTCCAAGAG GTTCTCTGGTGGTTTCGGCGCTAGAGACTACCGTCAAACGTCCGGTGGCCCTGGAAACTTCAACAGCAGCCGCGGAGGGCGCAGCACCGGAGGTCATGGAGGAAACCGTGGCTTTGGAG GGGGCTTTGGTAACAACTTCTACGGTAACGACGGCTACGGAGGAAATTACAGCCACTCTGGTAGTGTTGATTGGTGGGGGAACTAG
- the ddx3xa gene encoding DEAD-box helicase 3 X-linked a isoform X5 — MSHVVVDNPHGLDQQLAALDLNSPDGQGGGTGRRYIPPHLRNKDAGKNDSPGWDAGRTNGFVNGYDNRTNGGFGGRGPPRNDRGGRGAYRGNRGGGSFNQPLQNAGFGGFENKDGGWAGAPRDAAYNSFGGRNDRSKSTFFNDRGAGSRGRYERGGFAGGGNSRWQDDSREDDWSKPTAPNERLENELFAGSNTGINFEKYDDIPVEATGSNCPPHIESFHDVDMGEIIMGNINLSRYTRPTPVQKYAIPIIKSKRDLMACAQTGSGKTAAFLLPVLSQIYTEGPGDALHAAKNSGQDNGRYGRRKQYPISLVLAPTRELALQIYDEARKVAYRSRVRPCVVYGGADIGQQIRELERGCHLLVATPGRLVDMMERGKIGLDYCNYLILDEADRMLDMGFEPQIRRIVEQDTMPPKGIRQTMMFSATFPKEIQILARDFLEDYIFLAVGRVGSTSENITQKVVWVEETDKRSFLLDLLNATGKESLTLVFVETKKGADALEDFLYREGYACTSIHGDRSQRDREEALHQFRSGRCPILVATAVAARGLDISNVKHVINFDLPSDIEEYVHRIGRTGRVGNLGLATSFFNDKNSNITKDLLDILVEAKQEVPSWLESLAYEHQHKSSTRGRSKRFSGGFGARDYRQTSGGPGNFNSSRGGRSTGGHGGNRGFGGGFGNNFYGNDGYGGNYSHSGSVDWWGN, encoded by the exons ATTCACCTGGATGGGATGCTGGACGCACCAATGGATTTGTGAATGGTTACGACAACCGCACAAATGGGGGCTTTGGAGGGCGTGGACCCCCTCGCAATGATAGAGGTGGGCGTGGCGCCTACCGTGGTAACAGGGGTGGAGGCTCGTTTAATCAACCATTGCAAAATGCAG GGTTTGGCGGTTTTGAAAACAAAGATGGTGGCTGGGCAGGAGCTCCCAGGGATGCTGCCTACAACAGCTTTGGAGGACGCAATGATAGGTCCAAGTCCACTTTCTTCAATGACCGTGGGGCAGGCTCAAGAGGAAG ATATGAGCGTGGGGGCTTTGCCGGTGGAGGAAATAGCCGCTGGCAGGATGACTCCAGAGAAGATGACTGGTCCAAGCCAACTGCTCCAAATGAGCGTCTGGAAAA TGAGCTCTTTGCTGGAAGCAACACTGGGATAAATTTTGAGAAGTATGATGATATTCCTGTGGAGGCCACCGGAAGCAACTGCCCACCCCACATTGAAAGT TTCCATGATGTGGACATGGGGGAGATTATCATGGGGAACATCAACCTGAGTCGTTACACTCGTCCCACTCCAGTACAGAAGTATGCTATCCCCATCATCAAGTCAAAGAGAGACCTGATGGCCTGCGCCCAGACTG GCTCTGGAAAGACTGCTGCTTTCTTGCTGCCAGTGCTGagtcagatctacacagagGGTCCGGGAGATGCTCTGCATGCTGCAAAGAACAGCGGACAG GATAATGGAAGGTATGGCCGCCGTAAGCAGTACCCAATCTCTCTTGTCTTGGCTCCGACAAGAGAGCTGGCTCTGCAGATCTACGATGAGGCCAGGAAG GTTGCCTACCGCTCACGTGTGCGACCCTGTGTGGTCTACGGCGGTGCTGATATTGGCCAGCAAATCAGGGAATTGGAGAGAGGCTGTCACCTGCTGGTGGCCACACCTGGACGCCTGGTTGATATGATGGAGAGGGGCAAGATTGGTCTGGACTATTGCAA CTACTTGATCCTGGATGAGGCTGACCGCATGTTGGACATGGGGTTTGAGCCCCAGATTAGACGCATTGTGGAGCAAGATACAATGCCACCTAAAGGCATCCGTCAGACTATGATGTTCAGCGCCACATTCCCCAAAGAGATCCAG aTCCTAGCACGTGATTTCCTGGAGGACTACATTTTCCTGGCAGTCGGGCGTGTTGGATCCACTTCAGAAAACATCACTCAGAAAGTGGTTTGGGTAGAAGAGACTGACAAGAGGTCCTTCCTCCTTGACCTGCTCAATGCCACAG GTAAAGAGTCCCTGACTTTGGTGTTCGTGGAGACGAAGAAAGGAGCCGACGCCCTGGAAGACTTCCTTTACCGCGAGGGTTACGCCTGCACTAGCATCCATGGAGATCGAtcccagagagacagagaggaagctCTGCATCAGTTCCGCTCAGGACGATGCCCAATCTTGGTGGCTACAGCC GTGGCTGCTCGAGGTCTGGACATCAGCAACGTGAAGCACGTCATCAACTTTGATTTGCCCAGTGACATTGAGGAATACGTTCACCGTATTGGCCGTACGGGACGTGTGGGCAACCTCG GTCTGGCCACGTCGTTCTTTAACGACAAAAACAGCAACATAACCAAAGATTTGCTGGACATCCTGGTTGAGGCCAAGCAGGAGGTTCCCTCCTGGCTTGAAAGCCTGGCCTACGAGCACCAGCACAAGAGCAGCACCCGAGGACGCTCCAAGAG GTTCTCTGGTGGTTTCGGCGCTAGAGACTACCGTCAAACGTCCGGTGGCCCTGGAAACTTCAACAGCAGCCGCGGAGGGCGCAGCACCGGAGGTCATGGAGGAAACCGTGGCTTTGGAG GGGGCTTTGGTAACAACTTCTACGGTAACGACGGCTACGGAGGAAATTACAGCCACTCTGGTAGTGTTGATTGGTGGGGGAACTAG
- the ddx3xa gene encoding DEAD-box helicase 3 X-linked a isoform X7, protein MSHVVVDNPHGLDQQLAALDLNSPDGQGGGTGRRYIPPHLRNKDAGKNDSPGWDAGRTNGFVNGYDNRTNGGFGGRGPPRNDRGFGGFENKDGGWAGAPRDAAYNSFGGRNDRSKSTFFNDRGAGSRGRYERGGFAGGGNSRWQDDSREDDWSKPTAPNERLENELFAGSNTGINFEKYDDIPVEATGSNCPPHIESFHDVDMGEIIMGNINLSRYTRPTPVQKYAIPIIKSKRDLMACAQTGSGKTAAFLLPVLSQIYTEGPGDALHAAKNSGQDNGRYGRRKQYPISLVLAPTRELALQIYDEARKVAYRSRVRPCVVYGGADIGQQIRELERGCHLLVATPGRLVDMMERGKIGLDYCNYLILDEADRMLDMGFEPQIRRIVEQDTMPPKGIRQTMMFSATFPKEIQILARDFLEDYIFLAVGRVGSTSENITQKVVWVEETDKRSFLLDLLNATVIPNEVQENVTETPEKPGKESLTLVFVETKKGADALEDFLYREGYACTSIHGDRSQRDREEALHQFRSGRCPILVATAVAARGLDISNVKHVINFDLPSDIEEYVHRIGRTGRVGNLGLATSFFNDKNSNITKDLLDILVEAKQEVPSWLESLAYEHQHKSSTRGRSKRFSGGFGARDYRQTSGGPGNFNSSRGGRSTGGHGGNRGFGGGFGNNFYGNDGYGGNYSHSGSVDWWGN, encoded by the exons ATTCACCTGGATGGGATGCTGGACGCACCAATGGATTTGTGAATGGTTACGACAACCGCACAAATGGGGGCTTTGGAGGGCGTGGACCCCCTCGCAATGATAGAG GGTTTGGCGGTTTTGAAAACAAAGATGGTGGCTGGGCAGGAGCTCCCAGGGATGCTGCCTACAACAGCTTTGGAGGACGCAATGATAGGTCCAAGTCCACTTTCTTCAATGACCGTGGGGCAGGCTCAAGAGGAAG ATATGAGCGTGGGGGCTTTGCCGGTGGAGGAAATAGCCGCTGGCAGGATGACTCCAGAGAAGATGACTGGTCCAAGCCAACTGCTCCAAATGAGCGTCTGGAAAA TGAGCTCTTTGCTGGAAGCAACACTGGGATAAATTTTGAGAAGTATGATGATATTCCTGTGGAGGCCACCGGAAGCAACTGCCCACCCCACATTGAAAGT TTCCATGATGTGGACATGGGGGAGATTATCATGGGGAACATCAACCTGAGTCGTTACACTCGTCCCACTCCAGTACAGAAGTATGCTATCCCCATCATCAAGTCAAAGAGAGACCTGATGGCCTGCGCCCAGACTG GCTCTGGAAAGACTGCTGCTTTCTTGCTGCCAGTGCTGagtcagatctacacagagGGTCCGGGAGATGCTCTGCATGCTGCAAAGAACAGCGGACAG GATAATGGAAGGTATGGCCGCCGTAAGCAGTACCCAATCTCTCTTGTCTTGGCTCCGACAAGAGAGCTGGCTCTGCAGATCTACGATGAGGCCAGGAAG GTTGCCTACCGCTCACGTGTGCGACCCTGTGTGGTCTACGGCGGTGCTGATATTGGCCAGCAAATCAGGGAATTGGAGAGAGGCTGTCACCTGCTGGTGGCCACACCTGGACGCCTGGTTGATATGATGGAGAGGGGCAAGATTGGTCTGGACTATTGCAA CTACTTGATCCTGGATGAGGCTGACCGCATGTTGGACATGGGGTTTGAGCCCCAGATTAGACGCATTGTGGAGCAAGATACAATGCCACCTAAAGGCATCCGTCAGACTATGATGTTCAGCGCCACATTCCCCAAAGAGATCCAG aTCCTAGCACGTGATTTCCTGGAGGACTACATTTTCCTGGCAGTCGGGCGTGTTGGATCCACTTCAGAAAACATCACTCAGAAAGTGGTTTGGGTAGAAGAGACTGACAAGAGGTCCTTCCTCCTTGACCTGCTCAATGCCACAG TTATTCCCAATGAGGTTCAGGAAAATGTGACAGAGACCCCAGAGAAGCCAG GTAAAGAGTCCCTGACTTTGGTGTTCGTGGAGACGAAGAAAGGAGCCGACGCCCTGGAAGACTTCCTTTACCGCGAGGGTTACGCCTGCACTAGCATCCATGGAGATCGAtcccagagagacagagaggaagctCTGCATCAGTTCCGCTCAGGACGATGCCCAATCTTGGTGGCTACAGCC GTGGCTGCTCGAGGTCTGGACATCAGCAACGTGAAGCACGTCATCAACTTTGATTTGCCCAGTGACATTGAGGAATACGTTCACCGTATTGGCCGTACGGGACGTGTGGGCAACCTCG GTCTGGCCACGTCGTTCTTTAACGACAAAAACAGCAACATAACCAAAGATTTGCTGGACATCCTGGTTGAGGCCAAGCAGGAGGTTCCCTCCTGGCTTGAAAGCCTGGCCTACGAGCACCAGCACAAGAGCAGCACCCGAGGACGCTCCAAGAG GTTCTCTGGTGGTTTCGGCGCTAGAGACTACCGTCAAACGTCCGGTGGCCCTGGAAACTTCAACAGCAGCCGCGGAGGGCGCAGCACCGGAGGTCATGGAGGAAACCGTGGCTTTGGAG GGGGCTTTGGTAACAACTTCTACGGTAACGACGGCTACGGAGGAAATTACAGCCACTCTGGTAGTGTTGATTGGTGGGGGAACTAG
- the ddx3xa gene encoding DEAD-box helicase 3 X-linked a isoform X3 → MSHVVVDNPHGLDQQLAALDLNSPDGQGGGTGRRYIPPHLRNKDAGKNAGNSYSAGRQCGYSVAPVNFYSPGWDAGRTNGFVNGYDNRTNGGFGGRGPPRNDRGGRGAYRGNRGGGSFNQPLQNAGFGGFENKDGGWAGAPRDAAYNSFGGRNDRSKSTFFNDRGAGSRGRYERGGFAGGGNSRWQDDSREDDWSKPTAPNERLENELFAGSNTGINFEKYDDIPVEATGSNCPPHIESFHDVDMGEIIMGNINLSRYTRPTPVQKYAIPIIKSKRDLMACAQTGSGKTAAFLLPVLSQIYTEGPGDALHAAKNSGQDNGRYGRRKQYPISLVLAPTRELALQIYDEARKVAYRSRVRPCVVYGGADIGQQIRELERGCHLLVATPGRLVDMMERGKIGLDYCNYLILDEADRMLDMGFEPQIRRIVEQDTMPPKGIRQTMMFSATFPKEIQILARDFLEDYIFLAVGRVGSTSENITQKVVWVEETDKRSFLLDLLNATGKESLTLVFVETKKGADALEDFLYREGYACTSIHGDRSQRDREEALHQFRSGRCPILVATAVAARGLDISNVKHVINFDLPSDIEEYVHRIGRTGRVGNLGLATSFFNDKNSNITKDLLDILVEAKQEVPSWLESLAYEHQHKSSTRGRSKRFSGGFGARDYRQTSGGPGNFNSSRGGRSTGGHGGNRGFGGGFGNNFYGNDGYGGNYSHSGSVDWWGN, encoded by the exons ATTCACCTGGATGGGATGCTGGACGCACCAATGGATTTGTGAATGGTTACGACAACCGCACAAATGGGGGCTTTGGAGGGCGTGGACCCCCTCGCAATGATAGAGGTGGGCGTGGCGCCTACCGTGGTAACAGGGGTGGAGGCTCGTTTAATCAACCATTGCAAAATGCAG GGTTTGGCGGTTTTGAAAACAAAGATGGTGGCTGGGCAGGAGCTCCCAGGGATGCTGCCTACAACAGCTTTGGAGGACGCAATGATAGGTCCAAGTCCACTTTCTTCAATGACCGTGGGGCAGGCTCAAGAGGAAG ATATGAGCGTGGGGGCTTTGCCGGTGGAGGAAATAGCCGCTGGCAGGATGACTCCAGAGAAGATGACTGGTCCAAGCCAACTGCTCCAAATGAGCGTCTGGAAAA TGAGCTCTTTGCTGGAAGCAACACTGGGATAAATTTTGAGAAGTATGATGATATTCCTGTGGAGGCCACCGGAAGCAACTGCCCACCCCACATTGAAAGT TTCCATGATGTGGACATGGGGGAGATTATCATGGGGAACATCAACCTGAGTCGTTACACTCGTCCCACTCCAGTACAGAAGTATGCTATCCCCATCATCAAGTCAAAGAGAGACCTGATGGCCTGCGCCCAGACTG GCTCTGGAAAGACTGCTGCTTTCTTGCTGCCAGTGCTGagtcagatctacacagagGGTCCGGGAGATGCTCTGCATGCTGCAAAGAACAGCGGACAG GATAATGGAAGGTATGGCCGCCGTAAGCAGTACCCAATCTCTCTTGTCTTGGCTCCGACAAGAGAGCTGGCTCTGCAGATCTACGATGAGGCCAGGAAG GTTGCCTACCGCTCACGTGTGCGACCCTGTGTGGTCTACGGCGGTGCTGATATTGGCCAGCAAATCAGGGAATTGGAGAGAGGCTGTCACCTGCTGGTGGCCACACCTGGACGCCTGGTTGATATGATGGAGAGGGGCAAGATTGGTCTGGACTATTGCAA CTACTTGATCCTGGATGAGGCTGACCGCATGTTGGACATGGGGTTTGAGCCCCAGATTAGACGCATTGTGGAGCAAGATACAATGCCACCTAAAGGCATCCGTCAGACTATGATGTTCAGCGCCACATTCCCCAAAGAGATCCAG aTCCTAGCACGTGATTTCCTGGAGGACTACATTTTCCTGGCAGTCGGGCGTGTTGGATCCACTTCAGAAAACATCACTCAGAAAGTGGTTTGGGTAGAAGAGACTGACAAGAGGTCCTTCCTCCTTGACCTGCTCAATGCCACAG GTAAAGAGTCCCTGACTTTGGTGTTCGTGGAGACGAAGAAAGGAGCCGACGCCCTGGAAGACTTCCTTTACCGCGAGGGTTACGCCTGCACTAGCATCCATGGAGATCGAtcccagagagacagagaggaagctCTGCATCAGTTCCGCTCAGGACGATGCCCAATCTTGGTGGCTACAGCC GTGGCTGCTCGAGGTCTGGACATCAGCAACGTGAAGCACGTCATCAACTTTGATTTGCCCAGTGACATTGAGGAATACGTTCACCGTATTGGCCGTACGGGACGTGTGGGCAACCTCG GTCTGGCCACGTCGTTCTTTAACGACAAAAACAGCAACATAACCAAAGATTTGCTGGACATCCTGGTTGAGGCCAAGCAGGAGGTTCCCTCCTGGCTTGAAAGCCTGGCCTACGAGCACCAGCACAAGAGCAGCACCCGAGGACGCTCCAAGAG GTTCTCTGGTGGTTTCGGCGCTAGAGACTACCGTCAAACGTCCGGTGGCCCTGGAAACTTCAACAGCAGCCGCGGAGGGCGCAGCACCGGAGGTCATGGAGGAAACCGTGGCTTTGGAG GGGGCTTTGGTAACAACTTCTACGGTAACGACGGCTACGGAGGAAATTACAGCCACTCTGGTAGTGTTGATTGGTGGGGGAACTAG
- the ddx3xa gene encoding DEAD-box helicase 3 X-linked a isoform X6 — MSHVVVDNPHGLDQQLAALDLNSPDGQGGGTGRRYIPPHLRNKDAGKNAGNSYSAGRQCGYSVAPVNFYSPGWDAGRTNGFVNGYDNRTNGGFGGRGPPRNDRGFGGFENKDGGWAGAPRDAAYNSFGGRNDRSKSTFFNDRGAGSRGRYERGGFAGGGNSRWQDDSREDDWSKPTAPNERLENELFAGSNTGINFEKYDDIPVEATGSNCPPHIESFHDVDMGEIIMGNINLSRYTRPTPVQKYAIPIIKSKRDLMACAQTGSGKTAAFLLPVLSQIYTEGPGDALHAAKNSGQDNGRYGRRKQYPISLVLAPTRELALQIYDEARKVAYRSRVRPCVVYGGADIGQQIRELERGCHLLVATPGRLVDMMERGKIGLDYCNYLILDEADRMLDMGFEPQIRRIVEQDTMPPKGIRQTMMFSATFPKEIQILARDFLEDYIFLAVGRVGSTSENITQKVVWVEETDKRSFLLDLLNATGKESLTLVFVETKKGADALEDFLYREGYACTSIHGDRSQRDREEALHQFRSGRCPILVATAVAARGLDISNVKHVINFDLPSDIEEYVHRIGRTGRVGNLGLATSFFNDKNSNITKDLLDILVEAKQEVPSWLESLAYEHQHKSSTRGRSKRFSGGFGARDYRQTSGGPGNFNSSRGGRSTGGHGGNRGFGGGFGNNFYGNDGYGGNYSHSGSVDWWGN; from the exons ATTCACCTGGATGGGATGCTGGACGCACCAATGGATTTGTGAATGGTTACGACAACCGCACAAATGGGGGCTTTGGAGGGCGTGGACCCCCTCGCAATGATAGAG GGTTTGGCGGTTTTGAAAACAAAGATGGTGGCTGGGCAGGAGCTCCCAGGGATGCTGCCTACAACAGCTTTGGAGGACGCAATGATAGGTCCAAGTCCACTTTCTTCAATGACCGTGGGGCAGGCTCAAGAGGAAG ATATGAGCGTGGGGGCTTTGCCGGTGGAGGAAATAGCCGCTGGCAGGATGACTCCAGAGAAGATGACTGGTCCAAGCCAACTGCTCCAAATGAGCGTCTGGAAAA TGAGCTCTTTGCTGGAAGCAACACTGGGATAAATTTTGAGAAGTATGATGATATTCCTGTGGAGGCCACCGGAAGCAACTGCCCACCCCACATTGAAAGT TTCCATGATGTGGACATGGGGGAGATTATCATGGGGAACATCAACCTGAGTCGTTACACTCGTCCCACTCCAGTACAGAAGTATGCTATCCCCATCATCAAGTCAAAGAGAGACCTGATGGCCTGCGCCCAGACTG GCTCTGGAAAGACTGCTGCTTTCTTGCTGCCAGTGCTGagtcagatctacacagagGGTCCGGGAGATGCTCTGCATGCTGCAAAGAACAGCGGACAG GATAATGGAAGGTATGGCCGCCGTAAGCAGTACCCAATCTCTCTTGTCTTGGCTCCGACAAGAGAGCTGGCTCTGCAGATCTACGATGAGGCCAGGAAG GTTGCCTACCGCTCACGTGTGCGACCCTGTGTGGTCTACGGCGGTGCTGATATTGGCCAGCAAATCAGGGAATTGGAGAGAGGCTGTCACCTGCTGGTGGCCACACCTGGACGCCTGGTTGATATGATGGAGAGGGGCAAGATTGGTCTGGACTATTGCAA CTACTTGATCCTGGATGAGGCTGACCGCATGTTGGACATGGGGTTTGAGCCCCAGATTAGACGCATTGTGGAGCAAGATACAATGCCACCTAAAGGCATCCGTCAGACTATGATGTTCAGCGCCACATTCCCCAAAGAGATCCAG aTCCTAGCACGTGATTTCCTGGAGGACTACATTTTCCTGGCAGTCGGGCGTGTTGGATCCACTTCAGAAAACATCACTCAGAAAGTGGTTTGGGTAGAAGAGACTGACAAGAGGTCCTTCCTCCTTGACCTGCTCAATGCCACAG GTAAAGAGTCCCTGACTTTGGTGTTCGTGGAGACGAAGAAAGGAGCCGACGCCCTGGAAGACTTCCTTTACCGCGAGGGTTACGCCTGCACTAGCATCCATGGAGATCGAtcccagagagacagagaggaagctCTGCATCAGTTCCGCTCAGGACGATGCCCAATCTTGGTGGCTACAGCC GTGGCTGCTCGAGGTCTGGACATCAGCAACGTGAAGCACGTCATCAACTTTGATTTGCCCAGTGACATTGAGGAATACGTTCACCGTATTGGCCGTACGGGACGTGTGGGCAACCTCG GTCTGGCCACGTCGTTCTTTAACGACAAAAACAGCAACATAACCAAAGATTTGCTGGACATCCTGGTTGAGGCCAAGCAGGAGGTTCCCTCCTGGCTTGAAAGCCTGGCCTACGAGCACCAGCACAAGAGCAGCACCCGAGGACGCTCCAAGAG GTTCTCTGGTGGTTTCGGCGCTAGAGACTACCGTCAAACGTCCGGTGGCCCTGGAAACTTCAACAGCAGCCGCGGAGGGCGCAGCACCGGAGGTCATGGAGGAAACCGTGGCTTTGGAG GGGGCTTTGGTAACAACTTCTACGGTAACGACGGCTACGGAGGAAATTACAGCCACTCTGGTAGTGTTGATTGGTGGGGGAACTAG